The genomic DNA GGGCGGGTCCGCGGGGCGTCCAACGCGGTGCTGCTGTGCTCCGTCGCGTACCAGGGTGCCGAGGCCGACTGCGCGTACAAACCGGTCGCGGGCGAGCGGCCCCTGTGGGACTTCCCGGACGGCACGCTCGCCCGGCGGGAGGCCGCCGCGTACGCCGTCTCCGACGCCACGGGCTGGGGCCTCGTCCCGCCCACCGTCCTGCGCGACGGGCCGTACGGGCCGGGCACGGTCCAGCAGTGGATCGACGCCGACCCGTCGGCGCCGCCGCTGCTCTCGCTCGTCGACGGCGACGAGGCGGGCGACGGATGGCGGCCGGTGGGCCGCGCCGACGTGGGCGGCGGCCGCACGGCACTGCTCGTCCACGCCGACGATCCGCGGCTGCGGCGGCTCGCCGTGCTCGACGCCGTGATCAACAACGGGGACCGCAAGGGCGGCCACCTGCTCCCGTCCGCCGACGGCCGGCTCCACGCCATCGACCACGGCGTCACCTTCCACGTCGACGACAAGCTGCGGACGCTGTTCTGGGGCTGGGCGGGGGAGCCCCTGCCCGAGGAGGCGCTGGACGTCCTGGCCCGCCTCGACGCGGAGCTGGCTCCCGGCGCCCCGCTCACCGCCCGCCTGGAACAACTGATCACCCCGGCCGAGCTGGACGCCCTGCGCGCCCGTGTCGCGGCCCTGCGCACCACCTCCCGGCACCCCGGGCCCTCCGGCGGCTGGCCGTCCATCCCCTGGCCGCCCGTCTGACCCGGGCCGGGGCGGACAGCACACCGCGGCGCAGTGCGCAAGAACGCCGAACCGGTCGTGCTTCCGCATCCGGTTCGTATCCGGAACACCCGTCCGGTTACGCTCGGGGCATGCATGCCTGGCCCGCTTCCGAGGTCCCCGCCCTGCCCGGCAAGGGCCGCGACCTCCGGATCCACGACACCGCGACCGGCGGACGAGTGACCCTCGACCCCGGCCCCGTCGCCCGCATCTACGTCTGCGGCATCACGCCGTACGACGCGACCCACATGGGTCATGCGG from Streptomyces sp. MRC013 includes the following:
- a CDS encoding SCO1664 family protein translates to MSASERIPPRGLTATADVLELLAEGELTVRGRVRGASNAVLLCSVAYQGAEADCAYKPVAGERPLWDFPDGTLARREAAAYAVSDATGWGLVPPTVLRDGPYGPGTVQQWIDADPSAPPLLSLVDGDEAGDGWRPVGRADVGGGRTALLVHADDPRLRRLAVLDAVINNGDRKGGHLLPSADGRLHAIDHGVTFHVDDKLRTLFWGWAGEPLPEEALDVLARLDAELAPGAPLTARLEQLITPAELDALRARVAALRTTSRHPGPSGGWPSIPWPPV